A region of Salinibacter sp. 10B DNA encodes the following proteins:
- a CDS encoding HAMP domain-containing sensor histidine kinase has protein sequence MIDLTSRSAPSGASVSPDRSSFRRRLLTTIGPALAAALVFLGLLAWGAAYVALQRSAVEVLQAEADEVEADILQTDGSLQIGGHTWSEVHHRLAAERVDPVFLQVFDRYNRALRVSANVDSLSVLYPEQPLALDTPYDWIPTLRTVEVGGRTLYYLVRPLTYEGRTIGYIQVAREVPNYWASLTTFGVALGGLIILLFGGLLVLVSWAAARVLHPLRRITAVADDITSADLDERVEVTDAADRETALLAHTFNDLLDRLEDSFDALRTFTANAAHELQTPLTVLQGHVEIALRRSRSAKSYESTLHLLDRKLGTLVRTVRALLTLTRLDRGETLTTEPVALGALVEREEGSVRSEAEEKGLSLSIETADVWVDGQADLLREAVQNLVDNAIKYTEDGTVQLSVVEEEGHAVVRCRDTGMGIAEEDLPHVGARFYRSAEAGTTESDGSGLGLALVRRIVAAHDGELRVDSTPGEGTTFEIVLPSISPPDKPERVMPLEKSRPPVRS, from the coding sequence ATGATTGATCTGACCTCGCGGTCGGCTCCAAGTGGGGCCTCTGTGTCCCCCGACCGCTCCTCGTTCCGGCGGCGGCTCCTGACCACGATTGGTCCGGCCCTGGCCGCCGCGCTTGTCTTCCTGGGCCTGCTGGCGTGGGGGGCCGCCTACGTGGCGCTGCAACGGAGTGCTGTGGAGGTACTGCAGGCTGAGGCCGACGAGGTGGAAGCCGACATTCTCCAGACTGACGGCTCCCTCCAGATCGGCGGTCATACCTGGTCGGAAGTCCACCACCGTCTGGCGGCGGAACGAGTGGATCCCGTCTTTCTCCAGGTCTTTGATCGTTACAACCGGGCACTTCGCGTCTCTGCGAACGTCGACTCCCTCAGCGTTCTCTATCCCGAGCAGCCCCTCGCACTCGACACTCCCTACGACTGGATCCCGACGCTTCGAACGGTTGAGGTCGGCGGACGGACGCTCTACTATCTGGTGCGTCCCCTCACATACGAGGGCCGAACGATCGGCTACATCCAGGTGGCCCGAGAGGTGCCCAACTACTGGGCCTCCCTGACGACGTTTGGGGTGGCATTGGGCGGGCTCATCATTTTGCTGTTTGGGGGACTCCTGGTGCTCGTTTCCTGGGCCGCCGCACGTGTCCTGCACCCCCTCCGCCGCATCACCGCCGTGGCGGACGACATTACTTCTGCCGACCTGGACGAGCGGGTCGAGGTGACGGACGCCGCCGACCGCGAAACGGCACTGCTGGCCCACACCTTCAACGACCTGCTTGATCGCCTGGAGGACAGCTTCGACGCCCTGCGCACGTTCACGGCCAACGCCGCCCACGAACTGCAAACGCCCCTCACCGTGCTGCAAGGGCACGTGGAGATTGCCCTCCGCCGCTCCCGCTCGGCTAAAAGCTACGAGTCGACCCTTCACCTGTTGGATCGCAAGCTGGGCACGCTGGTGCGAACCGTCCGCGCCCTGCTTACGTTGACTCGACTCGACCGTGGCGAAACCCTGACAACTGAGCCCGTAGCCCTGGGGGCGCTTGTGGAGAGGGAGGAGGGATCTGTCCGGTCGGAAGCAGAAGAGAAGGGCCTGTCTCTCTCCATCGAGACCGCAGACGTGTGGGTCGACGGTCAGGCCGACCTGCTGCGAGAGGCCGTCCAGAACCTCGTAGACAATGCGATCAAGTACACGGAGGACGGCACGGTGCAGCTGTCGGTCGTCGAGGAAGAGGGACACGCCGTCGTGCGCTGCCGGGATACGGGCATGGGAATTGCAGAAGAGGATCTACCGCACGTCGGTGCCCGGTTCTACCGCAGTGCCGAGGCCGGGACCACCGAATCGGACGGAAGCGGGCTCGGGCTCGCTCTCGTCCGCCGCATCGTCGCGGCCCATGACGGCGAGCTCCGGGTCGACTCGACGCCGGGGGAGGGAACGACCTTCGAAATTGTGCTGCCTTCGATTTCGCCGCCGGACAAACCCGAGCGTGTCATGCCCCTGGAGAAATCCCGACCTCCGGTACGTTCATAA
- a CDS encoding TolC family protein: MASTLSRALFGAVSLFLVLVVPRALQGQPLPDTLTFERAAALLQQHNPQLRAAQARAQAEGRAAEAASRYPNPTLSVSQERTNLPQGVDNQWYTSIRQSLRYPGEHGARSRSADATQRAAGAMVEEERTRLYNELRHRYLDVVAAQVRVDVLRSFADALQQAAEAAQVRYEEGDLSTFRRARMQVARAQYENERADAERRLCDARIELAYLLLPDAQATLDTVAALSEYRVAGAMQFRPVRVDESMALRRALRQRGAVQAALAQVDARTADLDAATYQRYPSLSLSAGPKRQSLPTSTTYGYTAGLSIGLPVWNGGRTRVEAEQGRRRAATATLEATRRRVEVQVHDAVERLQSYRDRIQTVSEDVLVDTDSLGADAQFVYQQGEISLFELLDAIDAAKQAALLRLDLTAGYLRALYDLESAVGIGPTDDALVIEGALRPRTADLR; this comes from the coding sequence ATGGCTTCGACGCTTTCCCGTGCTCTTTTTGGAGCGGTGAGCCTTTTTCTTGTGCTCGTGGTTCCCCGTGCCCTTCAGGGACAGCCGCTCCCCGACACGCTCACCTTTGAGCGGGCTGCGGCGCTCCTCCAGCAGCACAATCCGCAGCTCCGAGCCGCTCAGGCTCGGGCGCAGGCCGAAGGGCGTGCCGCAGAGGCGGCGTCGCGCTATCCGAACCCGACGCTCTCAGTCTCCCAGGAGCGCACCAATCTTCCACAGGGTGTAGACAACCAGTGGTATACGTCCATTCGCCAGTCACTGCGCTATCCGGGCGAGCACGGGGCGCGCTCCCGCTCGGCCGACGCCACGCAGCGGGCCGCCGGGGCTATGGTAGAAGAGGAGCGCACGCGCCTCTACAATGAACTTCGCCACCGCTACCTCGACGTGGTGGCTGCTCAGGTCCGCGTGGACGTGCTCCGCTCCTTTGCCGATGCTCTTCAGCAGGCCGCAGAGGCGGCCCAAGTGCGCTACGAGGAGGGCGACCTTAGCACATTTCGCCGCGCTCGGATGCAGGTGGCGCGGGCCCAGTACGAAAATGAACGGGCCGACGCGGAGCGGCGCCTCTGCGACGCCCGCATCGAACTCGCGTACCTGCTGTTGCCCGATGCACAGGCCACTCTCGACACGGTGGCGGCCCTGAGCGAATATCGCGTGGCCGGGGCGATGCAGTTCCGTCCGGTGAGGGTCGATGAGTCGATGGCTCTGCGCCGGGCGCTCCGGCAGCGGGGAGCCGTACAGGCGGCCCTCGCCCAGGTCGACGCCCGCACCGCCGACCTCGACGCGGCCACGTACCAGCGCTACCCGTCCCTCAGCCTCTCCGCTGGGCCGAAGCGGCAGTCACTACCCACCTCCACCACCTACGGCTACACGGCGGGTCTCTCCATCGGACTGCCCGTCTGGAACGGGGGGCGCACGCGGGTGGAGGCCGAACAGGGGCGCCGCCGTGCCGCTACCGCGACCCTGGAGGCCACGCGCCGCCGGGTGGAGGTGCAGGTGCACGACGCCGTGGAGCGGCTGCAGAGCTACCGCGACCGCATTCAGACTGTGTCGGAGGACGTGCTCGTCGACACCGATTCGCTTGGGGCCGACGCCCAGTTCGTGTACCAGCAGGGAGAGATCTCGCTCTTTGAGCTGCTTGACGCGATCGACGCGGCCAAGCAGGCGGCGCTCCTCCGCCTCGACCTCACCGCCGGTTACCTCCGCGCCCTCTACGACCTCGAATCCGCCGTGGGCATCGGGCCCACTGACGACGCCCTTGTCATTGAGGGCGCCCTCCGCCCCCGCACGGCCGATCTGCGATGA
- a CDS encoding YceI family protein: MRKALLASTCLARWLIVVLGVLGMTSVPTASAQSSHKRLTVHSKSQFWIQGKATTHSFTCQVEAVEGTAQLPAAQDSIPKETKDEQTTVNVSVPVRSFDCGNRVMTKDLKETLKMEKHPNIRFELIDARVGTPVDTSKQWRPVEVLGALTVAGTKRVTSLSALGRAIDENRFRIRGCHPLRMTHFNIEPPTKAFGLIKVKDRIEVQFDLLAHTAGLERTSPFGRRTIAEAPSCPLVEGDVGSF; this comes from the coding sequence ATGCGAAAGGCTCTACTGGCGTCGACATGCCTTGCCCGCTGGCTCATCGTCGTACTGGGGGTGCTTGGGATGACCAGCGTGCCGACCGCCTCGGCCCAGTCCTCCCACAAGCGCCTCACGGTCCACTCGAAAAGCCAGTTTTGGATTCAGGGCAAAGCCACGACGCACTCGTTCACGTGCCAGGTGGAAGCGGTCGAGGGTACGGCACAGCTTCCCGCGGCACAGGACTCCATTCCGAAGGAGACGAAGGACGAGCAAACGACTGTGAACGTGAGCGTCCCCGTTCGCTCTTTCGACTGTGGGAACCGAGTGATGACGAAGGATCTGAAGGAAACCCTCAAAATGGAGAAGCATCCGAACATTCGGTTCGAGCTGATCGACGCACGGGTGGGCACTCCCGTTGACACGTCGAAGCAGTGGCGGCCGGTGGAAGTGCTCGGGGCCCTCACTGTGGCCGGCACGAAGCGGGTGACCAGCCTTTCGGCCCTCGGACGGGCAATTGACGAAAATCGATTCCGGATTCGGGGATGTCATCCCCTCCGGATGACGCACTTCAACATTGAGCCCCCCACCAAAGCCTTTGGGCTCATCAAGGTTAAGGATCGGATCGAAGTACAATTCGACCTGCTCGCCCATACCGCAGGACTGGAACGGACCTCTCCATTCGGGAGGAGGACCATTGCCGAAGCGCCATCCTGCCCCCTCGTGGAAGGAGACGTCGGGTCATTCTAA
- a CDS encoding response regulator transcription factor, which yields MDDSVHILLVEDEPDVASFIQQGLQEEAYDVEWVKNGQRALEYVQQKDVDLILLDVRLPDRSGIEVCERLRLHRPELPIMMLTALDAVEDRVKGLRAGADDYLPKPFAFDELLARIEALLRRIDQAERTDILQDGPLQVNPAARTCTYDGEEVPLTPTEFDLLTYLMARRGQALSRDTIHRDVWGHDFDRGTNLIDVYVNYVRRKLDEVGCSSPIETVRGTGYRYTSCTEASVAHD from the coding sequence ATGGATGATTCCGTGCACATACTCCTCGTGGAGGACGAGCCGGACGTGGCCTCCTTCATTCAGCAGGGCCTTCAAGAGGAGGCGTACGACGTGGAGTGGGTGAAGAACGGGCAGCGGGCCCTGGAATACGTTCAGCAGAAGGACGTGGACCTCATTCTCCTGGATGTTCGGCTCCCCGACCGGTCCGGCATTGAGGTCTGTGAACGCCTGCGGCTCCACCGTCCCGAGCTTCCCATCATGATGCTCACGGCACTGGACGCGGTCGAGGATCGAGTAAAGGGCCTCCGGGCCGGGGCCGACGATTACCTGCCGAAGCCGTTTGCCTTCGACGAGCTGCTGGCCCGGATCGAGGCCCTGCTGCGACGCATCGATCAGGCGGAACGAACGGACATCCTCCAGGATGGGCCCCTACAGGTGAACCCGGCGGCCCGAACCTGCACGTACGACGGCGAAGAGGTTCCGCTTACGCCCACCGAGTTTGATCTCCTGACCTACCTCATGGCCCGACGCGGCCAGGCCCTCAGCCGCGACACCATCCACCGGGACGTGTGGGGACACGACTTTGATCGAGGCACCAATCTGATCGACGTCTACGTCAACTACGTTCGGCGCAAGCTCGACGAGGTGGGATGCTCCTCGCCCATTGAGACGGTGCGCGGCACGGGATACCGGTATACATCCTGCACGGAAGCGTCTGTCGCACATGATTGA